In the Carboxydothermus hydrogenoformans Z-2901 genome, AGTAATGAACCCCGTCAATTTCTCCCACTCTTTTTTCGCGGGTTGTTGCAGAAATAGAATAAAAGAGGTTTGGATTTCTTTTCCGAATTTCCTGGCAAATAGTACCTTTTCCTGCCCCCGAAGGTCCCGAAACTACCACCAGCATTCCTTTATGCATAACTTCTCCTTCTCTGTTAAAAATTTTCCTCTTGATTTTCTTTCGTATTAAGGCGATGGGCTACCGTTTCCGGCTGAACCGCTGATAAGATAACATGATCGCTGTCCATAATTATAACCGCCCGGGTTCTTCTACCATATGTAGCATCTATTAACATCCCTTTATCCCTTGCCTCGGAAATAATCCTTTTAATTGGTGCGGATTCCGGGCTGACAATAGAAATAATGCGATTCGCCGAAACAATATTACCAAACCCAATGTTAATAAACTTTATTTCCACCAAATTCCCTCCTTTACTCTATATTTTGAACTTGTTCTCTGATTTTTTCAAGTTCACTTTTTAAATTTACCACTTTTGTAGAAATAAAAAGGTCATTGGCTTTCGCACCAATAGTATTAGTTTCTCTAAACATCTCCTGCACAATAAAATCTAACTTTTTACCGATAGGTCCAGAATCATGGATAACCTCTAAAAAAGCTGTGATATGGCTTTTTAACCTGGTAATCTCTTCATCAATGCTTACCTTATCGGCATATAAAAGTACTTCCTGCAAGATCCTTTCCTCGGGTATACCTAAATTTCCCAAATCCTTTAACCGGTTTAAAAGTTTTTCCCGGTATTCTTTGGGAATTTCCGGCGCCCGACTTTCTATTTCCGTTACCAGGTTTTTAATCACGGTTACTTTCTGGCTAATATCATCTTGCAGGCGCTTGCCTTCATCCCAGCGCATAGCAATAAATTTCCCCAGGGCTTCATTTAAAGGAACTAAAAAGTAATTCCAGATCTCCTCTTCATCAAATTGCGGTTCGGCTATTTTAAAAATATCCGGTAGCAGTAAAAGGTCTTCAATCTCAATATCCGCCTTAATCCCCAAAGCTTCACCTATTTTTTGCAATTCTTTGTAATATTCATAGACTAAATTTTCATCAATTTTAACATTTTTGCTTAATGCTTCCTCTACTGTAACGTAAAGATCAATCTTACCCCGATAAACCTTGCTTTGCACAACCTTTTTTATCTTATCCTCAAGAAAAAAATAACGACGGGGAAGTTTAACATTTATTTCCAGATATTTATGATTTACTCCTTTTAGCTCTATTAAAATTCTCCCGAACTCTGAAATGCTCTCAGCCCGTCCATATCCGGTCATGCTTTGCATTTTTCTACAACCCCTACTCTAAGTTTTTTAAAAAGGTCTCTAAACGCTTTAAACCTTCTTTTAAATCCGCTAAACTCAAAGCATAAGAAAGGCGGACAAAGCGATCATCACCAAATGCAATTCCCGGAACCATTGCTACTAAGTAGTACTCTAACATAATTTCCGCAAAATCGATACTGGTATTTATTATTTT is a window encoding:
- the remA gene encoding extracellular matrix/biofilm regulator RemA gives rise to the protein MEIKFINIGFGNIVSANRIISIVSPESAPIKRIISEARDKGMLIDATYGRRTRAVIIMDSDHVILSAVQPETVAHRLNTKENQEENF
- a CDS encoding YicC/YloC family endoribonuclease, with amino-acid sequence MQSMTGYGRAESISEFGRILIELKGVNHKYLEINVKLPRRYFFLEDKIKKVVQSKVYRGKIDLYVTVEEALSKNVKIDENLVYEYYKELQKIGEALGIKADIEIEDLLLLPDIFKIAEPQFDEEEIWNYFLVPLNEALGKFIAMRWDEGKRLQDDISQKVTVIKNLVTEIESRAPEIPKEYREKLLNRLKDLGNLGIPEERILQEVLLYADKVSIDEEITRLKSHITAFLEVIHDSGPIGKKLDFIVQEMFRETNTIGAKANDLFISTKVVNLKSELEKIREQVQNIE